A genomic region of Papaver somniferum cultivar HN1 chromosome 7, ASM357369v1, whole genome shotgun sequence contains the following coding sequences:
- the LOC113299511 gene encoding uncharacterized protein LOC113299511, producing the protein MMQEPIGIPACFSSNDKDSATITRSGQSVFMSVYQTKVAGQCRLITVSWCKNLLLHGLSVSIEGPNDGETQYNCKVELKPWYFWKKHGSSRFQVEGKSVSIYWDLRTAKFNGETEPQSDYYVAVVWDNEAVLVLGDRKKDAYRKTSSRPALIEPILVSKKEHIFGKKKFSTRTRFHQKGRVHEISIECNNNNNSCSGSSNSNSSDNSTSSSSSNGGSGGFEPEMEIKIDGKLAIHVKHLQWKFRGNESLSISKVRVEVYWDVHDWLFSPGLRHALFIFKPTSIPSSAITSSPPLISSSSSTTTPLSMQTPGRSVSVKDPHRYDTNIDNNQNSSSGYSLFLYAWKVE; encoded by the coding sequence ATGATGCAAGAACCGATTGGTATACCTGCTTGTTTTTCATCGAATGATAAGGATTCAGCCACCATAACAAGATCAGGTCAAAGTGTTTTCATGTCAGTATATCAAACTAAAGTAGCAGGCCAATGTCGTCTGATTACAGTTTCGTGGTGCAAGAATTTATTACTCCATGGTTTATCAGTTTCCATTGAAGGACCAAATGATGGTGAGACTCAATACAATTGTAAAGTTGAGCTTAAACCatggtatttttggaaaaaacaCGGTTCCAGTCGATTTCAAGTCGAAGGTAAAAGCGTTTCAATCTATTGGGATCTTAGAACTGCTAAATTCAATGGAGAAACTGAACCACAATCAGATTATTATGTCGCGGTTGTTTGGGATAACGAAGCTGTATTAGTTCTTGGTGATAGAAAGAAAGATGCTTATAGAAAGACAAGTTCAAGACCAGCATTGATTGAACCAATACTAGTCTCGAAAAAAGAACATATTTTTGGCAAGAAAAAATTCTCTACCAGAACTAGATTTCATCAGAAAGGTCGAGTGCATGAGATTTCTATCgagtgcaacaacaacaacaatagctgCAGCGGTAGCAGCAATAGTAATAGCAGTGATAACAGCACTTCTTCTTCGTCGTCTAATGGTGGTAGCggtggatttgaaccagaaatggAGATAAAAATAGATGGGAAATTAGCAATTCATGTCAAACATCTGCAATGGAAATTCCGAGGTAATGAATCATTATCTATTAGTAAAGTCAGAGTAGAAGTATATTGGGATGTTCATGATTGGTTATTTAGTCCTGGTTTAAGACATGCATTATTCATATTCAAACCAACTTCCATACCATCATCAGCAATTACATCATCTCCGCCTTTAatatcatcttcttcgtctacaaCAACGCCACTTTCAATGCAAACACCGGGGCGTTCCGTTTCAGTCAAAGACCCTCATCGATACGATACCAATATCGATAACAACCAAAACAGTTCATCGGGTTATTCTTTGTTTCTTTATGCTTGGAAAGTTGAATAA
- the LOC113299510 gene encoding probable protein phosphatase 2C 14 isoform X2 has translation MPSIVSTMDENNNPFQLFCPKNEILLSADTKKSTTEPNLSSGGISLKRKRPPKIQIPSVLKEIQVDKVRIRDFNNDNKVENRIVEYIEPGVGVFSIKGKKKNMEDSHMIALGFNGNPKKGFFGVYDGHGGRKASDFVAENLHKNIMEMMENSEGDSGKKEAIKAGYLKTDQEFLKQGLSSGSCCVTCLIEEEDITVSNLGDCRAVLCRGGVAEALTMDHTARREDERNRIESKGGYVEIHRGGWRVHGILSVSRSIGDVHLKEWVVAEPDTKVLPLTPDMEFLVLASDGLWEKVDNQEAIDIVKRVYFVPNKLGSKCDFLKQEEEGQPGHENISPLPKTRRISVVKQQIIKTPSPKQVKNGGCKKRCTTPRGGLLSAYPRYAKAGARSLMWKSNCPR, from the exons ATGCCGAGTATAGTTTCAACAATGGACGAGAATAATAATCCCTTTCAACTTTTTTGCCCTAAAAATGAAATCTTGTTGTCTGCAGATACCAAGAAGAGCACCACTGAACCTAATCTGAGTAGTGGAGGTATATCCTTGAAGAGAAAAAGACCACCAAAGATACAAATACCTTCAGTTTTGAAGGAAATTCAGGTAGACAAGGTTAGAATTAGGGATTTTAACAATGATAATAAGGTAGAAAATAGGATTGTTGAGTATATTGAACCAGGAGTTGGGGTTTTTTCTattaaaggaaagaagaagaacatggaagaTTCTCATATGATTGCTCTGGGTTTTAATGGAAACCCTAAGAAG ggtttttttgggGTTTATGATGGGCATGGTGGTAGAAAAGCGTCAGACTTTGTTGCAGAGAATTTACACAAGAATATAATGGAAATGATGGAGAATTCAGAAGGAGATTCAGGAAAGAAGGAAGCTATTAAAGCTGGATATCTGAAAACGGATCAAGAATTCTTGAAACAG GGTTTAAGCAGTGGTTCTTGCTGTGTCACTTGCCTTATTGAGGAGGAGGACATTACTGTCTCAAACTTGGGGGACTGCAGGGCTGTTCTGTGTAGAGGTGGTGTGGCTGAAGCTCTCACGATGGACCACACAGCTCGACGAGAAGATGAGCGGAACAGAATAGAAAGCAAG GGAGGATATGTGGAGATTCACAGAGGTGGTTGGAGGGTTCATGGTATCCTTTCTGTTTCAAGAAGTATTGGAGATGTCCATCTGAAGGAATGGGTAGTGGCTGAACCTGATACAAAAGTCTTGCCTTTGACTCCAGACATGGAATTCCTTGTCTTAGCCTCAGATGGACTCTGGGAAAAG GTTGACAATCAAGAAGCCATTGATATTGTGAAACGTGTCTACTTTGTACCAAATAAGCTAGGATCGAAATGTGATTTTCTGAAACAAGAAGAAGAGGGTCAGCCTGGGCATGAGAATATTAGTCCTCTTCCGAAAACAAGGAGAATATCGGTGGTCAAGCAACAGATTATTAAGACTCCATCCCCGAAACAAGTTAAAAATGGAGGCTGTAAGAAGAGATGTACCACCCCTCGTGGGGGACTACTATCTGCTT ATCCGCGATACGCAAAAGCTGGTGCACGTAGTCTCATGTGGAAGTCTAATTGTCCAAGGTGA
- the LOC113299510 gene encoding probable protein phosphatase 2C 14 isoform X1 codes for MPSIVSTMDENNNPFQLFCPKNEILLSADTKKSTTEPNLSSGGISLKRKRPPKIQIPSVLKEIQVDKVRIRDFNNDNKVENRIVEYIEPGVGVFSIKGKKKNMEDSHMIALGFNGNPKKGFFGVYDGHGGRKASDFVAENLHKNIMEMMENSEGDSGKKEAIKAGYLKTDQEFLKQGLSSGSCCVTCLIEEEDITVSNLGDCRAVLCRGGVAEALTMDHTARREDERNRIESKGGYVEIHRGGWRVHGILSVSRSIGDVHLKEWVVAEPDTKVLPLTPDMEFLVLASDGLWEKVDNQEAIDIVKRVYFVPNKLGSKCDFLKQEEEGQPGHENISPLPKTRRISVVKQQIIKTPSPKQVKNGGCKKRCTTPRGGLLSACKELVNLALTRGSLDDITVMIIDLSHFRCNR; via the exons ATGCCGAGTATAGTTTCAACAATGGACGAGAATAATAATCCCTTTCAACTTTTTTGCCCTAAAAATGAAATCTTGTTGTCTGCAGATACCAAGAAGAGCACCACTGAACCTAATCTGAGTAGTGGAGGTATATCCTTGAAGAGAAAAAGACCACCAAAGATACAAATACCTTCAGTTTTGAAGGAAATTCAGGTAGACAAGGTTAGAATTAGGGATTTTAACAATGATAATAAGGTAGAAAATAGGATTGTTGAGTATATTGAACCAGGAGTTGGGGTTTTTTCTattaaaggaaagaagaagaacatggaagaTTCTCATATGATTGCTCTGGGTTTTAATGGAAACCCTAAGAAG ggtttttttgggGTTTATGATGGGCATGGTGGTAGAAAAGCGTCAGACTTTGTTGCAGAGAATTTACACAAGAATATAATGGAAATGATGGAGAATTCAGAAGGAGATTCAGGAAAGAAGGAAGCTATTAAAGCTGGATATCTGAAAACGGATCAAGAATTCTTGAAACAG GGTTTAAGCAGTGGTTCTTGCTGTGTCACTTGCCTTATTGAGGAGGAGGACATTACTGTCTCAAACTTGGGGGACTGCAGGGCTGTTCTGTGTAGAGGTGGTGTGGCTGAAGCTCTCACGATGGACCACACAGCTCGACGAGAAGATGAGCGGAACAGAATAGAAAGCAAG GGAGGATATGTGGAGATTCACAGAGGTGGTTGGAGGGTTCATGGTATCCTTTCTGTTTCAAGAAGTATTGGAGATGTCCATCTGAAGGAATGGGTAGTGGCTGAACCTGATACAAAAGTCTTGCCTTTGACTCCAGACATGGAATTCCTTGTCTTAGCCTCAGATGGACTCTGGGAAAAG GTTGACAATCAAGAAGCCATTGATATTGTGAAACGTGTCTACTTTGTACCAAATAAGCTAGGATCGAAATGTGATTTTCTGAAACAAGAAGAAGAGGGTCAGCCTGGGCATGAGAATATTAGTCCTCTTCCGAAAACAAGGAGAATATCGGTGGTCAAGCAACAGATTATTAAGACTCCATCCCCGAAACAAGTTAAAAATGGAGGCTGTAAGAAGAGATGTACCACCCCTCGTGGGGGACTACTATCTGCTTGTAAGGAACTTGTAAACCTTGCTCTTACTAGGGGTAGTTTAGATGACATCACGGTTATGATCATCGACTTGAGTCACTTTAGATGCAACAGATGA